DNA from Coriobacteriaceae bacterium:
CTCGCGCCATCCCATCTTGTTCTCATCCATATCAACACCTCCCCTCATACAAAAAAATGTGACAAAGGGAAAGCCCCTTTGTCACATCGCATACCAATCGCTTATGTCGCGCGCTTAGGCGAAGGTGATCTCGCCGGTCTCGCAGTCCATATCGGCGATACGGGCCAGGCTCTCAACGCGGAAGCCACGCTCGCGGAGCTTATCGCCACCGCCCTGGAAGCCCTTCTCCACCGCAATGCCAATACCGGACACCTCGGCACCCGCAGCCTCGCAGATCTTGATAAGACCCTCGAGCGCGCAGCCGTTGGCCAGGAAGTCGTCGATGATCAGGACCTTGTCGCCCTCGGACAGGAAGCGCTTGCCAACGATGACCGGGTACTCCTTCTGCTTGGTAAAGGAGTAGATGGTCGTGGCATACTGCTCGCCGTCAAGGTTGATGGACTGTGCCTTCTTGGCAAAGACTACCGGCACGCCGCCAAAATGCTGAGCTGCGATGCAAGCCATGCCAATGCCCGAAGCCTCGATGGTCAGGATCTTGTTGATCTCGACACCCTCGAACAGACGGGCCCACTCGGCACCCATGTGGTCGAACAGCTCAACGTCGCACTGGTGGTTGAGGAAGGCATCAACCTTAAGGACGTTACCGGCCTTTACGATGCCGTCACGGCGAATACGATCCTCAAGCTCCTGCATGGCGCAACCCTTTCTCGCGGCAATGATTCCGCGCGATGAACAAACGTTGCACGATAGTCTACCACGGACCGACCCCCACCCGCCCCACAAGCCGCATCGCACTATAAAGCTGCAAGACCAGTAGATAGGCCCGATTCGTGGCAGACAGCCTCCCAACACGCTAATGCCGGGTGCGCGTCCTCACCAAACGTACCAATGTGAGCGCAAAGCCCACGGTAGCAACGGCCATCAGCACGTAGAATACCAAACGAAAGCCAAAGAGGAACACGTCCGGACGACCCGCCACATAGCTCGTGACCGTCTTGCCCATCGCCGCGCTCGTCTGTCCATACAGGATGCGCGACGCCGCCGTAATACCCAGCGCTATGCCCGCATAGCGCGCCAAGCTGCTCAAGCTGCCCGCAAAGCCAAGCGCCTCACGCGGAGCCGAACCCATATACAGCGAATTATTGGGACTCTGGAAGATCGACGTGCCGCACGACATAAACGCGACGCAGCACACAATCATCAAGATGGAAGAGTGCTCGTCAAGCGTGCTCACCGCAAAGAGACCGCACACGTACACGCCCAGGCCAACGGCCGTGGGCGCTTCACAACCAACACGGTCGGACACCGAGCCCGAAAGCGGGCCCACAAAGGCGTTCACGACCGGCATCGCCAAAAACAACAGGCCGGAGATATCGGAGCTAAAGCCGTGGGCATCCTGAAAGTAGAACGGCAGCACAAACTCGGAGGCACCGATACCCACGAACACGATAAGCATGCAAGCCAGGTTAATCGTGAAAGCCGAGCTCGCAAAGCAGCGACGCGCCGCCTCTGTCAACGGCATAGGGCGTTCGCCAGCCTCCGGCTTCACATGCGGTAGCGTATAGAGTCCCACGATAAACGAGATTACGCCAATGGGCAGATTGATAAGGAAGATGCTCTCCCAGGGAAAGCTCGCCACCAGCACGCCGCCGAGCACGGGGCCGCACATCATGCCAAGAGCCACAAAGGTCGCCAGAATGCCCATGGCACGGCCGCGCTCACGCGCCGGAAACGACTCGGTGATGATGCCCATATTGTTGGCCATCGCGGCGGCACAGCCAATGCCCTGCACGAAACGCGCCAAGATAAGCACCTCGAGCGAAGCCGAAAGCCCGCAAAGCAACGAGCCACCCGTAAAGACGATTACACCAAGCTGGAACACATTCACCTTGCCGCGCACATCGCCCAAGCGGCCAAACGGCAGCATGGCGACGCACGTCGCGAGCAGATACACCGAGCTCACGAGCTGAATGCGGTCGAGACCCACCCCCAGCTCCTTTTGCATCACGGGCAGCGCCACCGTCACGATGCTCGCATCCAGACACGCCATAAAAGTCATGACGAGCACGGTGAACAGAATCGCCCATTTATTCTTACCGTGGGTGTCGCCCTCTAGGGCAATGTGTTCGCGGCGCAGCTGCTCGGCAGTTTTCTCCATGTATATCCTTTCTATCGTGCAACGCAAAAACGGGACCCCAATCGCCTACAAACGGACACGATCGGGGTCCCGCCTACGGAATCGGAACTATGAGGACGTCGTCAGCCGAAAAGCCGTTCCACGCCTCGCACGCACGCTAGCCTAGCACTGCTCGAGCGCCTGCTCAAGGTCGGCAATCAGATCGGCCGTGTCCTCAAGGCCGCACGACAGGCGCACCATGTCGGCGGAGATGCCGCAGGCGATGAGCTCCTCGTCGTTCATCTGGCGATGGGTGGCGTTTGCCGGGTGCAGGCAGCAGGTGCGGGCATCGGCCACGTGCGTGGCAATCTGGGCGAGCTTAAGACTCTTCATAAAGGTCTCGGCCGCCGCGCGACCACCGTTAAAGCCAAAGCTCACGACGCCGCAAGTACCGTTGGGCATGTACTTCTGAGCGATGTCATAGTACTTGTCGCCCTCCAGGCCCGGATAGCTCACGAAGCGTACCTTGGGGTGGCTCTGCAGGAACTTGGCGACCGCCAGACCATTCTCACAATGGCGCGGCATGCGCACGTGCAGGCTCTCGAGCGAGCTGTTCAGGAAGAACGCCGCCTGCGGGTTCTGCATGGGGCCGAGGTCGCGCATAAGCTGCGCAGTGGCCTTGGTAATAAAGGCGCCCTCGCGACCGAACTTCTCGGCATAGGTCACGCCGTGGTAGCTCTCGTCGGGCGTGGTGAGACCCGGGAACTTGTCCGCATGGGCCATCCAGTCAAACTGGCCGTGGTCGACGATCACGCCACCCAGGTAGGCCGCATGGCCATCCATGTACTTAGTGGTGGAGTGCGTGACGATGTCGGCGCCCCATTCAAAGGGACGGCACATCACGGGCGTCGGGAAGGTGTTGTCGACCATCAGCGGTACGCCGTGGTCGTGCGCGGCCTTGGCAAAGCGCTCGATATCGAGTACGGCAAGGGCGGGGTTAGCAATCGTCTCGCCAAAGACAAGCTTGGTGTTGGGCTGGAAGGCTGCCTCGAGCTCCTCGTCGGTGCAGTCGGGGGCAACGAACGTGCAGGTCAAGCCCATACGACCCATGGTGTGAGCCAGCAGGTTGTAGGTACCGCCGTAGATGGCGGAGCTCGCGACCACGTGATCGCCGGCACCGGCAACGTTAAAGATCGCGAGGAAGTTCGCAGCCATGCCCGAGCTCGTGAGCATCGCGGCAGTGCCGCCCTCCATCTCGCAGATCTTGGCGGCAACCAAATCGCACGTGGGGTTCTGCAGACGGCTGTAGAAATAGCCCGACTCCTCCAGGTCAAACAGCTTGCCCATGTGCTCGGACGTGTCGTACTTCCACGTGGTGGACTGGTAGATGGGCACCTGGCGCGGCTCCGCGTCACCCGGGCGGTAGCCGCCCTGTACACATGTAGTACCGATGGTCTGCTCGCTCATATCTAGCTCCCTTGCCTGGGTTTTAGTTTTATTCGGTTCACGATACCGCTACCCCGCACCCCTCTCAACCCATCACCAAGGTGGGTTATTGGACAAATTGATCAGAGTATTTATCTCAAGCCTTAGGCATTTATTCGATAGATAAAAATGAGGCATACA
Protein-coding regions in this window:
- a CDS encoding MFS transporter, which codes for MEKTAEQLRREHIALEGDTHGKNKWAILFTVLVMTFMACLDASIVTVALPVMQKELGVGLDRIQLVSSVYLLATCVAMLPFGRLGDVRGKVNVFQLGVIVFTGGSLLCGLSASLEVLILARFVQGIGCAAAMANNMGIITESFPARERGRAMGILATFVALGMMCGPVLGGVLVASFPWESIFLINLPIGVISFIVGLYTLPHVKPEAGERPMPLTEAARRCFASSAFTINLACMLIVFVGIGASEFVLPFYFQDAHGFSSDISGLLFLAMPVVNAFVGPLSGSVSDRVGCEAPTAVGLGVYVCGLFAVSTLDEHSSILMIVCCVAFMSCGTSIFQSPNNSLYMGSAPREALGFAGSLSSLARYAGIALGITAASRILYGQTSAAMGKTVTSYVAGRPDVFLFGFRLVFYVLMAVATVGFALTLVRLVRTRTRH
- a CDS encoding O-acetylhomoserine aminocarboxypropyltransferase/cysteine synthase codes for the protein MSEQTIGTTCVQGGYRPGDAEPRQVPIYQSTTWKYDTSEHMGKLFDLEESGYFYSRLQNPTCDLVAAKICEMEGGTAAMLTSSGMAANFLAIFNVAGAGDHVVASSAIYGGTYNLLAHTMGRMGLTCTFVAPDCTDEELEAAFQPNTKLVFGETIANPALAVLDIERFAKAAHDHGVPLMVDNTFPTPVMCRPFEWGADIVTHSTTKYMDGHAAYLGGVIVDHGQFDWMAHADKFPGLTTPDESYHGVTYAEKFGREGAFITKATAQLMRDLGPMQNPQAAFFLNSSLESLHVRMPRHCENGLAVAKFLQSHPKVRFVSYPGLEGDKYYDIAQKYMPNGTCGVVSFGFNGGRAAAETFMKSLKLAQIATHVADARTCCLHPANATHRQMNDEELIACGISADMVRLSCGLEDTADLIADLEQALEQC
- a CDS encoding xanthine phosphoribosyltransferase, with the protein product MQELEDRIRRDGIVKAGNVLKVDAFLNHQCDVELFDHMGAEWARLFEGVEINKILTIEASGIGMACIAAQHFGGVPVVFAKKAQSINLDGEQYATTIYSFTKQKEYPVIVGKRFLSEGDKVLIIDDFLANGCALEGLIKICEAAGAEVSGIGIAVEKGFQGGGDKLRERGFRVESLARIADMDCETGEITFA